The genomic stretch CTCAAATCATCTTCTTTAACTTTCATATCAGCAAGATGGCTCTCTGAGATATTTCGCTTTGTTTTAAAAACTTGCAATTGATTAGTTTGTCTCTTAGTATTAGCTGATGGTAGAGCttctatgttttgttttaatgaaCTTAAGcagctgtttttcttttctttttgaaacttGCTCCTGTTCTCATTGACCGCTTCATAAGGCCATTGGGGGAAAATCTCATCTGTCTAGTAGCAATGCCTAGTTCTCTCGCCCATCCAGGACTGACTACAGGCAGAAGGCCATGTTCTGGGAAAGAGAACATCCTCACCGAAGCCTTTGGCATCGGTTTTCCCAAAATATCCACATCCTCATTTCCATTATGTATCATCTTAGAGTGATGTTTCGAAGGCATAGCAGACAGGTCAGATTCATGTTCCATGGGACGGCCAACAAGTGAAAAATTTGAGTTTATACAACTGTCTTCACTTGTTGCAGCAATTTCATGTCTGTTTAATTCAAAATCTTTAGCCttttttatcttgtttgttttcttaaCCTCAAGAGAAGATGTCGGTATTCCACCGATATGAAGGAATTACTTGGAAAATTTCTTTAGCTTTAGCTTACCCTAAAATGCCACTTGGAAATGTGTGGAATgacatattttctttattgtgTTCCTATCTTGCATCATTCACTTAGCATTTTTCAGCATTAATGGATCATCCTAATGAAACAAATTTAATACCTCAATCTATCGTTTCTCATTCAAATTTAGTATACTAGTAATGTAGAATTCCATATCAGTGTTTAATACCTTCTCTGATGCCATCctaatttaatacaaatttaataCCTTCTCTGATGCCATCTGAATCTGATATATTACTCCTCACATCTTGAGCTTACTTTAACTATGTGAAGATTATAATAGTAATTCAACAACAGTCTAATTAAACAAACCTAATTCTTATTCATTATAACTTATAGACCTTTTATAATGTAGTTACGCTATGgataagagttggatgacaaagtttaGGAGTTCGGTTGAGTATATGAATGGAGCCAAATCATTTGTAGAATTTACAGTTAGCAAGTCTACAAATAAGGAGTACATAATCTGCCCATGTAAGAAGTCAACCCAGCAGAATTGGAAAGCGCCGTCAGCATATGGATGACTCAGAAGAATAAGGTATGTCATGTTTAAGTCACTTACCATATTGATGCAATCGTATGAAGACTAACATAAGTATAATGTAATTTATGTAGGATATGGctaaaaagaacaaggaaatacGAGACAAGTGCTATATGCCACACTCGACTGGCTCGAGGAGCTTTGCCCATATTGCACACGAGATTGTATGTTAttttcaacatatataattgtattagtatatatatcagtaacactaataaattttatgtatttttttttattttttcaagagGAAAAAAAGCGAAAACACCTACGAGGGCGGTCGTTTACGATGTAACCCACACGAGAAAGGATGGCAGTTTCCTCAATGCAGACATTGAGGACAAAGTTGTATGTGATTAACTTGTATATTTAATTTGTGTatgcatgtgtttattttttcaaaaacattgtAATATTGTAAGTCTTTATGAGTCGATTACTTGGTGTGTAACAATTTTCCATATTCTATATCAATATAGGAGAAGATGAGGGCTCTGAGTTCACAGGACACTGCAGTACGTTCAAGCTTAACACAGGGATCAATAAATTGGGCAACTGACGACGCTTATGCCAAGGTCATGGAGAATGCAGAATACACTGGCCGTTTACGAGGAATGGGACCTGGGCATCTACCAGTCAAAGGCAGCACACATGCAAATAAATCATTGGTCTCAACTGCACAAGCCCCTGCACTACTTGAGCGTATAAATGAACAAAAGCAACAGATTTCCAAACAAAATGAACAGATTGCCATGTTAACATCTGCCTATGTCGACGTCCAGAAATTTATGGAAAATTATTTTACGAGCCAAAGAACGAGCAACATAAACATGTGTCCTCCACATGACACCGAGTGTCCCGGTGTTGCGAAAGCAAGATCATCAGTTGGTAATCGACCGGGTAATTAATTAACCTTAATTACattatattagttatatttacattttcttGATTAAAAATGTtacttaagaacatatatatgattgcataatatacatttgcatctatttatatataggtgagaatgaattaacaaatgaagatgagcatgCAGCTGATGCAGAAGGCGACCATTGTGGATTatcacaaagtatgtgtagatcttcatatcttagtcacttgtaatataatctaattatatataggtttgcactttcaaaatagttaaatataggtttgtaatttaatttaattttttttttttttctggttttatCATTTGTAGGTAATCGTTAAGTGACGTACGTATACTTGATCTGTTAGGTTGGGTACGTATTTGATGCCAAATGCTAAGCGAACtctttgatatattttatttcatatgcaatatacaatttttgtgaACCCTTTTAAAaggtggtacactttgtgtttatgatatcgttttggatattttatttcatatgtatggtacaatttttgttaactctttaagatgtggtacgtacactttgtgtttatgatatcatcattttgggtttagatgtcttatgagatatgaaattgtatatatggatttgatatgtattgtgagatatatatgtataagattgtataagattgatgaatggagaaaatatttatggattaatccaatatttatggagaaaatacgcaatacaatattgtattgtgTATTGTATatcaggagaaaataaaaaatatatatggattgcatgGGAAAAATTCTGGGGTGCCTAGCTAGCCACTCCCCTTTGCCAGGGGTGGTTGAcgctatttattttattttattttttaaattaatttgttagttttatatattaatataattttttattgagagtgacatgtgtcatcattttattggtgcTAACGTGACATACTAACATAAACTGTCAAatgttttaacggaatttgactgcTAGTATTATCTACTACTTTGATgacttttgtattatttattacaCAATGAAAAATCAAGGGAGCTGCTGAGCTGGCCAAATAGGGGTGGTTGGGCCACTCCTCacttttggattaaaaaaaaaaaaagaagataaaagaaaaaagaaaaaaaaaaagaaggtgtaATTACCTTCCCCCCAATGAACTACCACGTTCACCACCCGAccacatcaaactatcatttacttaccaaaaactTATTTCCGTCACTCAACCTCGTTAAATTGGATGTAATATTCTTTTTTAGATGTTAAATCTCATTAATAGACGAAAAtacccccaaataaaaaaataaaacaaaaaatataaatgtataaattaaaacttaaaaaaaaaattataaattaatttttcttttaaaaaaggtgGCTCGCGTGCCAACCCACCCCTAGATCTAGTTGGGAGTGGGGGAGGGAAGGTCCGTGAGCCACCCCTATGTTAGTGTGTCACACGGCCCGGCCAAGTACTCCTAATGACCATGCGGTGGATAGGCCACCCGCAGATATGGCCGAAGGGAGTGTCTGAACCACCCCTAGCCATTTGGAGGTGGTTCGACactcttgtttttgtttttttgttttttttttttaattttgtttttggaaagtccacatacccccatCAAATTATCATCTAATTGACAGTgtctctctcaaactttcaattatgacaatgtctccccaaactatcaaaacattgttaatATCCACCCCCAAATTCCCAATAACCAGCGCAGAACTTCtgttaataaaatttaaaacaaaataaattaaaaattttagattttttttttttaataaaaatctaaaatgttggtttttatttttattttataatttttttaaatgaaaattttcgttttaaaaaaataaaataaaaattttcgtctaaaaaaataaaaatttttgtttaaaaaaatcttttaaaaaaattaaaattttctattttaaaaaaaacaaattaattatttttttttttttgaatttataggggtactTTTTACgtttttgctagctttgaggGGGACACTGATGCTTTGGTTGTTTTGGaggacattatcacaattgatagtttgggagacACTCtcaattgagtagtagtttTCGGAGAGTATATGGACTTTATCTatgcctttttctttcttttttttttttttttttttaaataataataatcaatttttgtaAGTATATATTGAtcttaaacgaaatttttttcttttagggtaatttttttctttttgccggCCTTCTAGGGggatattgatattttttttttatagtttaaaaaatatattgatcttataattGGTAGTTTAGAGGGGAATATTCTCAATCATTGGGTAGTTTgaggataatatatatatatatatacacgaaagaaagaaagaagatgggaGATGAAATTAATTGGAAGAAGGGTGGCCTGCCAACCACCTACAGAAGTACTTGGGGGTGGCCCGCCCTCTTAAGGATTTATTTTTGCAATGGCGACAAAACTTGAACACAGGATATATACGAGGCATCTTCGTAGTAGTAAAGGGACAagttcctttaatttttttcttggcCGTCTCCACCAAATTATACTGCTGTTGGTCAACAAATTAAAGGTAACTTTCAGGTtcagttttatatataaataccaAGCTCCAACCTCTACTACGTACTCCTCTTCATATTCTTCCATTTCCatagatcatcatcatcatcatcatcatcatgggtGTTTTCAATTACGAGGCTGAGACCACCTCCGTTATTCCAGCAGCTAGGCTGTCTAAGGCCTTTATCCTTGATGGCAATAACCTCATCCCAAAGGTTGCACCTCAAGCTGTTAGCAGTGTTGAAAACGTTGAAGGAAATGGAGGGCCAGGAACAATCAAGAAGATCACCTTTTCCGAAGGTTAATTTAATTACTTTCTATCCTATATTCTCCAACGCATAATTCATATAACTTACTTGTGCTATTTTCTATATCCTACAGGCAGTCCTTTCAAGTACGTGAAGGAGAGGGTTGAAGAGGTTGACCACACAAACTTCAAATACAGCTACACCGTCATCGAGGGTGGTCCCGTGGGAGACAAAGTGGAGAAGATCTGTAACGAGATAAAGATTGTGGCAGCCCCTGATGGAGGATCCATCTTGAAGATCTCCAACAAGTACCACACCAAAGGTGACCATGAGGTGGATGCAGAGCATATTAAGGGTGGCAAAGAAAAGGTTGAGGGTCTTTTCAGGGCGGTTGAGGCCTACCTCTTGGCACACTCTGCTGAATACAACTAAAAACCTTAATTGTCTTTTGGCTTTcattttgtctttaatttcgGCTTGCTAATAAAGGATTTGCGGTTGTGAATTGTGATCATCATCTTCTTGCTTAATTGAGATGTTCTTTTACTTTTGCATATATACAtaggaaaaaatcaaaatcagtCACCGATCGATTTGCAATAAGCTATATTGATCACAGATATCATGACCTTCAAATATAGCTTTTTGAAGTCAACCAATTAAATCAACTATAGTGACAGAGAGGTaccaatatatattattatcttGAAACATTAAAAATGGATAAATTGATTattgtttgactttttttttttttttaaatttttttaagcaaataaggatAGGGTACAAGACTCAAAAAACCGAAAAACAGTTGAgctccccaacaacaaacccaaaacagcaatacaatgcagaaaatacaaacaaataagaaatgggccaaaaattggCCCGGTCCTCTGGATCTTGGTCAATAGACCAAGAAATGGCACCATCAAAGTGGTATTTTATGCAAGCCAAAGATCTGGGCCAAAAATTATTGTTTGACTTATAACGTCATGATCATTGTTTACACCTAATTTATCAAACTTAAAAAGAGGCCAGGTCAATTTGGCTCTTCGGCGTTGGTTAAAGTCATTCAAATAAGTGTACAATGCGTCAACAATCCCTATTATTTGATGGCGTTCCATCAAtaactctttaatttctttGCAACTTGATATAGATTTAATTAGCCACTCtaaaatcattttatatattgacGGTAGGGactatattttaattattgtcatttttgtggCTCATTGGCTCCTAATAATATCTTGTAGAGCTGGGAGGTGTGCCATGTTAAAAGAGCATCAAATATGGTGGCACACACACTAGCAAAGGAGGCAGCAAAAAGTTTTTCTGACGAAGTTTGGCTTGAGGAAACGcctaattgtatttttgatttagtcaatttagagcGCTTAACTCTTGTTATGTAGAGCTCCAGCTCTGTTAATCTTTTGAATGAGATcagttttttcttaaaaaaaaaataatatcttgtAGAGATCTTCTTTATATGCGCCATGAAATATAAGTTTCAAAGTTTGTGAAAGCATAGAAGAAGAGAACGGTATAATGAAATAATGAAGGCTGCCGTTGAACGAAGAGAAGAGAAGGTTTATTGGCCTTTAAAGGCTGCAAATTGATGAATTAatgataataaattaatgaaggCTGCAAATTTGCtggaacatgatcctctcccgctcaaatgaactgaataatatccagttagttatagtagcagatttttgtttttagtttttttctcaaatgaaatagagagtatTCTAATTTAAATTTGTTGGCTAGCGACAGCCatcattaaaatcaaaatcaatttttagtCCGCGTACATTGCAAAATTGTGTCAACTAGCAAAGCCTTtcgacaaaataaaaaaaattaaaaaaaaaaatccaaaaataggCATAGGGTCATATAATTAACCCATACGAAAACATGTGTCCCTCCTCTTTTCCCAACcctacttctttttttttttttgaccagTCCAATTGCTCTAACCATCCTTTTGTTTATGCTATGTTGTCTCCATCCGCCCTCAACCATGTTGTGCCGCTCTTCGCCTTCCGAAGGTTGCGCTTTAaatctagtttttcaaatctagatctagtctcCTCAACTACGCGCCGGCTCACCGTGCTCCTCGGCTCCTCAGCTGGCCATCGGCGCAAAACGACTCCATCTTGTCCACCACGCATCGGTTAGTGCGCTTCGCCTCTCTCACCCTGGCTGTTGTAGCTGTTTGCTGACTTttttattgtgtgtgtgtgtgtgtgtgtgtgttttttttttttttcttctattaataagggtttgacttctCGTCATATATACTTTCATGCGCAATATTCTTTGGGGTGAAAGTTTTTATCCTGGCCTTTGGGTTGAGAATgattagtttcggtgtgagggtTTTACTCCCCTGGccgagaaaataaaagttggaaatatgggctacctatgtattagattgagtttgTCTGGAGCAGATCTGTTCTATAATTGAATTTTGGACATGGGTTAGCAAATGTTGAAATATAGATAggacttgattgtaagatttttatgtttgtttctatgacgTTCAAACCTcatagctttggctatgatttattataaatttatactATCTGAGTTAAGAGCTTTatgttcttgatttttttaaaggaatgaGTATGAAAATttcccaataataataataataataataataaatcaatcacAATGCAAGTAGAAAACTTTGACgttcagcaatttttttttaaaaaaattatttactataATTATCGTTATATAGCCCTCGTGATTCCCTTTAGTTCTCTTCGCATGTATACAAGCTATTTTGTTTGATATTCAGGAAAGGATTAAGGTTAGTTAAGCAAGATCTAGAAACAATAGGGTTTTTGTCGTTTATATTGAAAAATTTCCCAAAGATGCTTTCTTTGACTAAATTACAAATCCCTTTTCCTAGAAAATTATGATTCCAGTTTCATAGTGATCAGAACAtcgaaaagaaaatttaaaactacataATATTCTTTAATCTACAAGGAAGACTTTCAGGACAAGTAACCTTGAGCCTCAGTCTACCACTAAAGATGGTGGTCTATTGGTACCACTAAAGATGGTGGTCTATTGGCATATGGAAGTAGCTTACTTCCATGTGGTTTGGTGAGTGGTAGATGTTGGGATCGAATCATGTAATGGGATGCACTTGGAATTATTTTCACTTCACTGGCTATATAGGTGTTCACTAGTGTCGACATCGGTGAGactgagttaaactgtgactaaACCGACTTGAAGAAGCATCTTTAGTTTTTCTGTCTACACTTTTTCTGTCACTGGTTCATAGCGGGCAGTGTTAGCATATAAATTAAATGCTATAACATATGCAGCAGAAATAAGGATTCAGAATTACCTCTAGTTATGTTTGTCCAAGCATATCCCAACATCATAGACCTGAAATAAAATTTAGGAGAAGGAAAAAATTCTGACCTATGTCTACCGGTGCCAATAGATAGTTACACAGGGCTTTATTTATAGATAGGTTAGGGACCCTCAATCTTTATTGGTTTGCTGATTTTtctcctcccatcaaggaataaaatcagaataatattaaatataataacgGTTTTCACAAGAATTATTTATATGGAATAAATCATATTGAACACcataattacaataattacaGTTACGGTGAAACTgtaattgtatttatttataattataataaatgcGACATAAGGCcataaatggaatttcttacaagGAGAAGTTATTATatgtagggctggcaattttaaCACGACCCGTGAACCCGACCCGAATACGACACGAAGTTACCAGGTTTAAGTCATAAACGGACCCATTTATTTTGTTCTTGGTGGGTCAACCCATAGGTGACCCACCACACctgtttaaattatttaaaaaataataattaaaaaataaaaaataaagaaaaaaccataaAGAGGTAAAACCCTTGATACAACTGTTAACCATTATATCAATAAGGCTTGCCAACTGATTTTATCTGCATGCAATGTGCTCCATGTGTCCAACTTTATTGAATAAGCTGCAGATCTACTTTCACTTCATCGAGAATGTTCCTGCCTTTCTCTTTTTGCAAACAAACCATAGTcgtctctttcttcttcttttcttctcacCCTAATTCCATCTATAAGGTTTAACTCCTTAGATTAAACCCTAACACGCCGCCGCTCACCAGCttcacctctctctctttcatgcTGCCGCCGCTCGCGTCTCCATCTCGcgtctctttctccctctccccCTCACTCCGCCTCCAATATATTTCTGTCTCTTGCTTTAATTTTGTCTCCGGGTTGACACGGTCACCCGCTAATTTTAGCATGTCGTGTTCAGGTTGGAGATTTCCACCCGTTTAGCCAAACAGGTCGTGTCCAGGTGGAGGCTAATCGGGTGGCGAGTCATTacgggtcataaacgggttgaCCCGTCAACCCGTTTCGCCAACCCTATTTATATGGTAACACCCGGAAAGGGAAGCCACTCCAGTCGCCCCCTCCTACTTTCTAGAGTTCAACCAACCCTCCTCACTCTCCTCCAATCATTTCCAAACTTTCAGCTCGATCATCATGGGTGATTTCACTTATGAGGGTGATGCCACCTCCGTTATTCCATcgtgttggaacaagtggctcatattctactactggcccattgtgtgtaattagtttatgtgggcttggggacaaataagttgtggggggtattttggagttttacaaaatacttacaattaggattttcctataaatatgttatgttgtaaccctaaatcattgaatagtaaaatatagccgcactctccTATGGACGTAAGCACTTtgccgaaccacataaatctgtgtctcgactctcccttgatttcttttttttttttttcgattccatattattcatcattgttgtgcatggtaacaacattggtatcagagcttagttCTACGATGGCTGGGATTGGCACATCTTCTGCGAAATTTGACGTGATGAAGTTCAACGGAACCTGTAATTTCGGGTTATGGCAGAGACgtgtcaaggatttgttggtgcaacaagAGATGGTGAAGGCATTATATGGGACAAAACTAGAAGGTAAGCCAAacatagattggaaggaacttAAGGCTAAAGCAGTGGCTACTATTTGGCTTTGTTTGGGGGATGATatgatgtatcatgtcatggatGAAGAATCTTCGGTGGCAATTTGGTTGAAATTGAAAAGTCGGTATATGTCAAAGTCGTTGACGAACAAGTTTTATCTAAAGTAACATTTGTATGACTTGAAGATGGTGGAGGGCTCAGATCTAAACCAAGACATCAATGTGTTCAATCACGTAATTGGCGATTTGAAAAGGGTTGATGTGAAGTTTGAAGACAAAGTCAATGCATTGATGTTATTGAATTCACTCCCAGCTTTTCCTAtgtatgagaatttggttacaacTCTGACAATGGGGAAGGAGTTTTTAGAGTTAGAAAACGTTACAGGAGCCTTGTTGGCTTTTCATCAAAGGAAGAAAATCAGTGATGAAAGTTCTCAAGGAGGagggctagttgtaaagggtaacCTTGAGTGTGGAAAAAGCAGTAACAAGGGTGGTTCAAATATCAAGAATTTTCGATCAAAGTCCAGGAAGAGGAAGGATGTCAACTATTATAAGTGCGGGGAAAAAATGGCACATAAAGTGGGACTGTCCAGATTGGAAGAAGAATAAGGACGACGAGAATGAAGGCTCCTCAAGGTCTATGAATGTAGCGGATGAAAATTCAGACAATGCTAATGGTGATATACTTTCTGGTACATCAAATTCAGAGTTCCTATGGATTCTTGGATTTTGGACTTAGCATAATCGTTTCACGTGACGTCTAATAaagattggtttgacacctacaTGTCAATTAATTTTGGTATAATTACTATAGGTAATGGTGTAGATTGTAAAATTACTGGCATAAGTAATATTAggattaagatgtttgatggtATTGTTAGAACAttatgtgatgttagacatgtaccaGATGTGGAAAcgaatttgatttcattgggtaCCTTGGATTCAAATGGTTATAGTTATAAGTCTGAAAGTAGAATAATGAAGGTGACTAAGGGTGCGATAGTAGTGATAATGGGGcagaaaagttcaaagaatatctataaactatTGGGAAGTATAGTTGTAGGTGGAATTGCCTCTGTAGAGTCTGAGTCCGATTGTATTGCTTTGTGGCAAATGCGTTGGGTTATATGAGTGAGTGAAgcatgttggagcttcataagagaaatttgTTAAATGATGTTAAAACGTGCAAGCTTGATTTCTGTAAGTTTTGTGTTCTAGGAAAGTATAATCGGGTACAATTCAAGACAGCTGCGCACAAGACAGAGAGCATTCTGGActatgttcattctgatgtttggggactaGTGAGGACAGCATCACGGGGAGGCCATATGTATTTTgtgatctttattgatgatctTTCCAGAAAGGTTTGGGTGTACTTCATGTGGCACAAATCATAGACGTTTGCTAAGTTCAAGTTGTGGAAAGCTGAAATGGAGAACCAAACTGGGAAGAAAGTTAAGTGCCTTAGGACAGATAATGGCACTGAGTATACAAATGACAAGTTCAGAGATTTTTGTGAGCAGCatggtataaagagacatttcacagtACGCAAGACACCACAACGAAATGGTGTGGTGAAAAGGATGAATAGGTCTATTGCAGAGAGAGCTCGATGTCTTAGGTTGAATGCTGGACTTACAAAGATTTTATGGGCAGATGCAGTGAGTATGGCATGCTACTTGATCAACAGGTCACCGAGGGTAACACTATATGAGAACGTTGCAGAAGAGGTGTGGACAAGTAATGAGGTAGATCACTCTggtttgagagtatttggttgtccagccTATGTGCACATACTTAATGAAGAGCGATCGAAGCTAAATCCAAAGTCTAGACAGTGTGTCTTTCTCGGATACGGGAGAGAGGTTACAAGTTTTAGGATCTGAACGCAAATAAGGCGGTGATCAGTAGagacgtggtatttgatgaaaatttcatgttgaag from Corylus avellana chromosome ca1, CavTom2PMs-1.0 encodes the following:
- the LOC132191876 gene encoding major pollen allergen Bet v 1-M/N-like, yielding MGVFNYEAETTSVIPAARLSKAFILDGNNLIPKVAPQAVSSVENVEGNGGPGTIKKITFSEGSPFKYVKERVEEVDHTNFKYSYTVIEGGPVGDKVEKICNEIKIVAAPDGGSILKISNKYHTKGDHEVDAEHIKGGKEKVEGLFRAVEAYLLAHSAEYN